Proteins encoded by one window of Anguilla rostrata isolate EN2019 chromosome 9, ASM1855537v3, whole genome shotgun sequence:
- the pan3 gene encoding PAN2-PAN3 deadenylation complex subunit PAN3 isoform X2 translates to MNSGLPASAAPLGGVGIPSVKVKFCRYYAKDKTCFYGDECQFLHEDPSVASLPLHGGGGSPVPLSMAGGAVAAAGYPIGGTAVACPGGGGASGPKKNESVGPAGTGLDGQLLTIPGMDGGALADTNLTNSYFSSSFIGVNGFGSPTEPKYSMMQRMASSSSSPSLLNDSAKSYTSHDAVSSPASTLFSDFTALSLAQRRKAPNPTATEFVPKGTTGPRVASISQPSMPAFSSPLFSHPALGSSTVAALAPGMSLSAGSSPLHSPKITPHTSPAPRRRSHTPNPNPNPASYLVPTSASTPLADPGAAAHIIQKETVGGTTYFYTDNTPAPMAGMVCSRQEVVRTEVTEKVQVFPPYHIYPPTAPHVAYMQPKANAPSFFMADELRQELINRHLITMAQIDQSENPGVPTEVDSYHSLFPLEPLPPPNRLQKTSNFSYITSCYKAVNSKDDLPYCLRRIHGFRLLNTKCMMLVDMWKKIQHSNSVTLREVFTTKAFGDHSLVFSYDFHAGAETMFTRHFNDPTADSYFTKRKWGQPDPPPPRQHAGLLPESLIWAYIVQLSSALRTIHTAGLACRVMDPSKILITGKTRLRVNCVGVFDVLTFDSSQANPLALMAQYQQADLISLGKVVLALACNSLAGIQRENLQKAMELVSINYSSDLKNLILYLLTEQSRLRSVNDIMPMIGARFYTQLDASQMRNDVIEEDLAKEVQNGRLFRLLAKLGTINERPEFQKDPTWSETGDRYLLKLFRDHLFHQVTDAGTPWIDLSHIVSCLNKLDSGVPEKISLVSRDEKSILVVTYSDLKRCFDSTFQELLAAANGQL, encoded by the exons ATGAATAGTGGGCTCCCAGCTTCAGCTGCTCCACTCGGGGGGGTCGGAATTCCCAGCGTCAAGGTGAAGTTCTGCAGATATTACGCCAAGGACAAGACTTGCTTTTATGGAGACGAGTGTCAGTTTCTGCACGAAGACCCGTCCGTGGCGAGCCTACCTCTGCATGGTGGAGGAGGCagtcctgttcctctctccatGGCTGGGGGAGCTGTGGCGGCAGCTGGATACCCTATCGGTGGAACGGCGGTAGCCTGTCCTGGCGGCGGGGGAGCAAGTGGCCCAAAAAAGAACGAGTCTGTGGGGCCTGCAGGCACGGGTCTGGATGGACAGCTGTTGACCA TCCCTGGAATGGATGGTGGAGCCCTGGCTGACACCAATCTCACCAACTCCTACTTCAGCAGCAGCTTCATTGGGGTCAATGGGTTTGGGAGCCCCACTGAACCCAAGTACTCCATGATGCAG CGAatggccagcagcagcagttctcCCAGCCTCCTGAATGACAGTGCCAAGAGCTACACCTCACACG ATGCTGTGAGCTCGCCTGCGTCGACCCTCTTCAGCGACTTCACTGCACTGAGCCTGGCGCAGAGGAGAAAG GCTCCGAACCCGACGGCGACCGAGTTTGTTCCGAAGGGAACGACGGGGCCTCGCGTGGCGTCCATTTCCCAGCCCAGCATGCCCGCCTTCTCCTCCCCGCTCTTCTcccaccccgccctgggcaGCTCCACTGTGGCTGCCCTTGCGCCAG GAATGTCCCTCTCAGCTGGGTCTTCACCTCTCCATTCCCCCAAAATCACCCCTCACACTTCTCCAGCCCCACGCCGGCGCAGCCATACCCCAAACCCCAATCCCAACCCCGCCAGCTACCTGGTGCCCACCAGTGCCTCCACTCCACTGGCCGACCCCGGAGCAGCTGCCCATATCATCCAAAAGGAGACTGTGGGTGGGACCACCTACTTCTACACAGACAACACCCCTGCACCTATGGCTGGGATGGTATGTTCCCGACAGGAAGTTGTGAGAACAGAAGTCACAGAGAAAGTTCAG GTGTTTCCCCCCTATCACATCTACCCCCCCACGGCGCCCCACGTGGCGTACATGCAGCCCAAAGCCAACGCGCCCTCTTTCTTCATGGCCGACGAGCTCCGACAG GAGCTGATCAACCGGCACCTAATAACAATGGCACAaatcgaccaatcagaaaatcCTG GGGTTCCCACAGAAGTGGACAGTTATCACAGCCTCTTTCCCCTGGagcccctacccccacccaACCGCCTGCAGAAAACTAGCAACTTCagttacatcacttcctgttacaAAGCAGTCAACAGCAAAGATGACTTGCCGTACTGTCTGAGAAGGATACATG GTTTTCGACTGCTGAACACCAAGTGCATGATGCTAGTGGACATGTGGAAAAAGATCCAGCATTCCAACTCTGTGACACTGAGAGAGGTCTTCACCACCAAGGCCTTTGGAGACCATT CGTTGGTATTCTCCTACGACTTCCACGCGGGGGCAGAGACCATGTTCACCCGCCACTTCAACGACCCAACCGCTGACTCCTACTTCACCAAGAGGAAATGGG GCCAGCCCgaccctcccccgccccgccagcACGCAGGCCTGCTGCCCGAGTCGCTGATCTGGGCCTACATCGTCCAGCTGAGCTCGGCTCTGCGCACCATCCACACCGCCGGCCTCGCCTGCAGGGTGATGGACCCCAGCAAGATCCTCATCACTGGCAAGACCAG GTTACGGGTGAACTGCGTCGGAGTCTTTGACGTGTTGACGTTTGACAGCAGTCAGGCCAACCCTCTGGCCCTCATGGCACAGTACCAG CAAGCAGATCTCATCTCATTGGGCAAGGTGGTGCTGGCCTTGGCTTGTAACTCACTGGCTGGGATTCAGAGAGAGAACCTCCAGAAAGCTATGGAGCTTGTGTCAATCAACTACTCCTCTGACCTCAAGAACCTCATCCT GTACCTCCTGACCGAGCAGAGTCGACTGCGCAGCGTCAATGACATCATGCCCATGATTGGCGCCCGGTTCTACACCCAGCTggatgcttcacagatgagaaATGATGTCATTGAGGAAGACTTGGCCAAG gAGGTGCAAAATGGACGCCTTTTCCGGCTACTGGCGAAGCTGGGAACCATCAACGAGAGGCCGGA GTTCCAGAAGGATCCCACCTGGTCAGAGACGGGGGACCGCTACCTGCTGAAGCTCTTCAGAGATCACCTGTTCCACCAGGTGACTGACGCGGGGACCCCCTGGATTGACCTCAGCCACATCGTTTCCTGCCTCAATAAG CTGGACTCAGGTGTACCAGAGAAGATCAGCCTGGTGTCGCGGGACGAGAAAAGCATCCTGGTGGTGACCTACTCCGACCTGAAGCGCTGCTTCGACAGCACCTTCCAGGAGCTGCTGGCCGCCGCCAACGGCCAGCTGTAG
- the pan3 gene encoding PAN2-PAN3 deadenylation complex subunit PAN3 isoform X1: MNSGLPASAAPLGGVGIPSVKVKFCRYYAKDKTCFYGDECQFLHEDPSVASLPLHGGGGSPVPLSMAGGAVAAAGYPIGGTAVACPGGGGASGPKKNESVGPAGTGLDGQLLTIPGMDGGALADTNLTNSYFSSSFIGVNGFGSPTEPKYSMMQRMASSSSSPSLLNDSAKSYTSHDAVSSPASTLFSDFTALSLAQRRKAPNPTATEFVPKGTTGPRVASISQPSMPAFSSPLFSHPALGSSTVAALAPGMSLSAGSSPLHSPKITPHTSPAPRRRSHTPNPNPNPASYLVPTSASTPLADPGAAAHIIQKETVGGTTYFYTDNTPAPMAGMVCSRQEVVRTEVTEKVQVFPPYHIYPPTAPHVAYMQPKANAPSFFMADELRQELINRHLITMAQIDQSENPGVPTEVDSYHSLFPLEPLPPPNRLQKTSNFSYITSCYKAVNSKDDLPYCLRRIHGFRLLNTKCMMLVDMWKKIQHSNSVTLREVFTTKAFGDHSLVFSYDFHAGAETMFTRHFNDPTADSYFTKRKWAGQPDPPPPRQHAGLLPESLIWAYIVQLSSALRTIHTAGLACRVMDPSKILITGKTRLRVNCVGVFDVLTFDSSQANPLALMAQYQQADLISLGKVVLALACNSLAGIQRENLQKAMELVSINYSSDLKNLILYLLTEQSRLRSVNDIMPMIGARFYTQLDASQMRNDVIEEDLAKEVQNGRLFRLLAKLGTINERPEFQKDPTWSETGDRYLLKLFRDHLFHQVTDAGTPWIDLSHIVSCLNKLDSGVPEKISLVSRDEKSILVVTYSDLKRCFDSTFQELLAAANGQL; this comes from the exons ATGAATAGTGGGCTCCCAGCTTCAGCTGCTCCACTCGGGGGGGTCGGAATTCCCAGCGTCAAGGTGAAGTTCTGCAGATATTACGCCAAGGACAAGACTTGCTTTTATGGAGACGAGTGTCAGTTTCTGCACGAAGACCCGTCCGTGGCGAGCCTACCTCTGCATGGTGGAGGAGGCagtcctgttcctctctccatGGCTGGGGGAGCTGTGGCGGCAGCTGGATACCCTATCGGTGGAACGGCGGTAGCCTGTCCTGGCGGCGGGGGAGCAAGTGGCCCAAAAAAGAACGAGTCTGTGGGGCCTGCAGGCACGGGTCTGGATGGACAGCTGTTGACCA TCCCTGGAATGGATGGTGGAGCCCTGGCTGACACCAATCTCACCAACTCCTACTTCAGCAGCAGCTTCATTGGGGTCAATGGGTTTGGGAGCCCCACTGAACCCAAGTACTCCATGATGCAG CGAatggccagcagcagcagttctcCCAGCCTCCTGAATGACAGTGCCAAGAGCTACACCTCACACG ATGCTGTGAGCTCGCCTGCGTCGACCCTCTTCAGCGACTTCACTGCACTGAGCCTGGCGCAGAGGAGAAAG GCTCCGAACCCGACGGCGACCGAGTTTGTTCCGAAGGGAACGACGGGGCCTCGCGTGGCGTCCATTTCCCAGCCCAGCATGCCCGCCTTCTCCTCCCCGCTCTTCTcccaccccgccctgggcaGCTCCACTGTGGCTGCCCTTGCGCCAG GAATGTCCCTCTCAGCTGGGTCTTCACCTCTCCATTCCCCCAAAATCACCCCTCACACTTCTCCAGCCCCACGCCGGCGCAGCCATACCCCAAACCCCAATCCCAACCCCGCCAGCTACCTGGTGCCCACCAGTGCCTCCACTCCACTGGCCGACCCCGGAGCAGCTGCCCATATCATCCAAAAGGAGACTGTGGGTGGGACCACCTACTTCTACACAGACAACACCCCTGCACCTATGGCTGGGATGGTATGTTCCCGACAGGAAGTTGTGAGAACAGAAGTCACAGAGAAAGTTCAG GTGTTTCCCCCCTATCACATCTACCCCCCCACGGCGCCCCACGTGGCGTACATGCAGCCCAAAGCCAACGCGCCCTCTTTCTTCATGGCCGACGAGCTCCGACAG GAGCTGATCAACCGGCACCTAATAACAATGGCACAaatcgaccaatcagaaaatcCTG GGGTTCCCACAGAAGTGGACAGTTATCACAGCCTCTTTCCCCTGGagcccctacccccacccaACCGCCTGCAGAAAACTAGCAACTTCagttacatcacttcctgttacaAAGCAGTCAACAGCAAAGATGACTTGCCGTACTGTCTGAGAAGGATACATG GTTTTCGACTGCTGAACACCAAGTGCATGATGCTAGTGGACATGTGGAAAAAGATCCAGCATTCCAACTCTGTGACACTGAGAGAGGTCTTCACCACCAAGGCCTTTGGAGACCATT CGTTGGTATTCTCCTACGACTTCCACGCGGGGGCAGAGACCATGTTCACCCGCCACTTCAACGACCCAACCGCTGACTCCTACTTCACCAAGAGGAAATGGG CAGGCCAGCCCgaccctcccccgccccgccagcACGCAGGCCTGCTGCCCGAGTCGCTGATCTGGGCCTACATCGTCCAGCTGAGCTCGGCTCTGCGCACCATCCACACCGCCGGCCTCGCCTGCAGGGTGATGGACCCCAGCAAGATCCTCATCACTGGCAAGACCAG GTTACGGGTGAACTGCGTCGGAGTCTTTGACGTGTTGACGTTTGACAGCAGTCAGGCCAACCCTCTGGCCCTCATGGCACAGTACCAG CAAGCAGATCTCATCTCATTGGGCAAGGTGGTGCTGGCCTTGGCTTGTAACTCACTGGCTGGGATTCAGAGAGAGAACCTCCAGAAAGCTATGGAGCTTGTGTCAATCAACTACTCCTCTGACCTCAAGAACCTCATCCT GTACCTCCTGACCGAGCAGAGTCGACTGCGCAGCGTCAATGACATCATGCCCATGATTGGCGCCCGGTTCTACACCCAGCTggatgcttcacagatgagaaATGATGTCATTGAGGAAGACTTGGCCAAG gAGGTGCAAAATGGACGCCTTTTCCGGCTACTGGCGAAGCTGGGAACCATCAACGAGAGGCCGGA GTTCCAGAAGGATCCCACCTGGTCAGAGACGGGGGACCGCTACCTGCTGAAGCTCTTCAGAGATCACCTGTTCCACCAGGTGACTGACGCGGGGACCCCCTGGATTGACCTCAGCCACATCGTTTCCTGCCTCAATAAG CTGGACTCAGGTGTACCAGAGAAGATCAGCCTGGTGTCGCGGGACGAGAAAAGCATCCTGGTGGTGACCTACTCCGACCTGAAGCGCTGCTTCGACAGCACCTTCCAGGAGCTGCTGGCCGCCGCCAACGGCCAGCTGTAG
- the pan3 gene encoding PAN2-PAN3 deadenylation complex subunit PAN3 isoform X3, producing MNSGLPASAAPLGGVGIPSVKVKFCRYYAKDKTCFYGDECQFLHEDPSVASLPLHGGGGSPVPLSMAGGAVAAAGYPIGGTAVACPGGGGASGPKKNESVGPAGTGLDGQLLTIPGMDGGALADTNLTNSYFSSSFIGVNGFGSPTEPKYSMMQRMASSSSSPSLLNDSAKSYTSHDAVSSPASTLFSDFTALSLAQRRKAPNPTATEFVPKGTTGPRVASISQPSMPAFSSPLFSHPALGSSTVAALAPGMSLSAGSSPLHSPKITPHTSPAPRRRSHTPNPNPNPASYLVPTSASTPLADPGAAAHIIQKETVGGTTYFYTDNTPAPMAGMVFPPYHIYPPTAPHVAYMQPKANAPSFFMADELRQELINRHLITMAQIDQSENPGVPTEVDSYHSLFPLEPLPPPNRLQKTSNFSYITSCYKAVNSKDDLPYCLRRIHGFRLLNTKCMMLVDMWKKIQHSNSVTLREVFTTKAFGDHSLVFSYDFHAGAETMFTRHFNDPTADSYFTKRKWAGQPDPPPPRQHAGLLPESLIWAYIVQLSSALRTIHTAGLACRVMDPSKILITGKTRLRVNCVGVFDVLTFDSSQANPLALMAQYQQADLISLGKVVLALACNSLAGIQRENLQKAMELVSINYSSDLKNLILYLLTEQSRLRSVNDIMPMIGARFYTQLDASQMRNDVIEEDLAKEVQNGRLFRLLAKLGTINERPEFQKDPTWSETGDRYLLKLFRDHLFHQVTDAGTPWIDLSHIVSCLNKLDSGVPEKISLVSRDEKSILVVTYSDLKRCFDSTFQELLAAANGQL from the exons ATGAATAGTGGGCTCCCAGCTTCAGCTGCTCCACTCGGGGGGGTCGGAATTCCCAGCGTCAAGGTGAAGTTCTGCAGATATTACGCCAAGGACAAGACTTGCTTTTATGGAGACGAGTGTCAGTTTCTGCACGAAGACCCGTCCGTGGCGAGCCTACCTCTGCATGGTGGAGGAGGCagtcctgttcctctctccatGGCTGGGGGAGCTGTGGCGGCAGCTGGATACCCTATCGGTGGAACGGCGGTAGCCTGTCCTGGCGGCGGGGGAGCAAGTGGCCCAAAAAAGAACGAGTCTGTGGGGCCTGCAGGCACGGGTCTGGATGGACAGCTGTTGACCA TCCCTGGAATGGATGGTGGAGCCCTGGCTGACACCAATCTCACCAACTCCTACTTCAGCAGCAGCTTCATTGGGGTCAATGGGTTTGGGAGCCCCACTGAACCCAAGTACTCCATGATGCAG CGAatggccagcagcagcagttctcCCAGCCTCCTGAATGACAGTGCCAAGAGCTACACCTCACACG ATGCTGTGAGCTCGCCTGCGTCGACCCTCTTCAGCGACTTCACTGCACTGAGCCTGGCGCAGAGGAGAAAG GCTCCGAACCCGACGGCGACCGAGTTTGTTCCGAAGGGAACGACGGGGCCTCGCGTGGCGTCCATTTCCCAGCCCAGCATGCCCGCCTTCTCCTCCCCGCTCTTCTcccaccccgccctgggcaGCTCCACTGTGGCTGCCCTTGCGCCAG GAATGTCCCTCTCAGCTGGGTCTTCACCTCTCCATTCCCCCAAAATCACCCCTCACACTTCTCCAGCCCCACGCCGGCGCAGCCATACCCCAAACCCCAATCCCAACCCCGCCAGCTACCTGGTGCCCACCAGTGCCTCCACTCCACTGGCCGACCCCGGAGCAGCTGCCCATATCATCCAAAAGGAGACTGTGGGTGGGACCACCTACTTCTACACAGACAACACCCCTGCACCTATGGCTGGGATG GTGTTTCCCCCCTATCACATCTACCCCCCCACGGCGCCCCACGTGGCGTACATGCAGCCCAAAGCCAACGCGCCCTCTTTCTTCATGGCCGACGAGCTCCGACAG GAGCTGATCAACCGGCACCTAATAACAATGGCACAaatcgaccaatcagaaaatcCTG GGGTTCCCACAGAAGTGGACAGTTATCACAGCCTCTTTCCCCTGGagcccctacccccacccaACCGCCTGCAGAAAACTAGCAACTTCagttacatcacttcctgttacaAAGCAGTCAACAGCAAAGATGACTTGCCGTACTGTCTGAGAAGGATACATG GTTTTCGACTGCTGAACACCAAGTGCATGATGCTAGTGGACATGTGGAAAAAGATCCAGCATTCCAACTCTGTGACACTGAGAGAGGTCTTCACCACCAAGGCCTTTGGAGACCATT CGTTGGTATTCTCCTACGACTTCCACGCGGGGGCAGAGACCATGTTCACCCGCCACTTCAACGACCCAACCGCTGACTCCTACTTCACCAAGAGGAAATGGG CAGGCCAGCCCgaccctcccccgccccgccagcACGCAGGCCTGCTGCCCGAGTCGCTGATCTGGGCCTACATCGTCCAGCTGAGCTCGGCTCTGCGCACCATCCACACCGCCGGCCTCGCCTGCAGGGTGATGGACCCCAGCAAGATCCTCATCACTGGCAAGACCAG GTTACGGGTGAACTGCGTCGGAGTCTTTGACGTGTTGACGTTTGACAGCAGTCAGGCCAACCCTCTGGCCCTCATGGCACAGTACCAG CAAGCAGATCTCATCTCATTGGGCAAGGTGGTGCTGGCCTTGGCTTGTAACTCACTGGCTGGGATTCAGAGAGAGAACCTCCAGAAAGCTATGGAGCTTGTGTCAATCAACTACTCCTCTGACCTCAAGAACCTCATCCT GTACCTCCTGACCGAGCAGAGTCGACTGCGCAGCGTCAATGACATCATGCCCATGATTGGCGCCCGGTTCTACACCCAGCTggatgcttcacagatgagaaATGATGTCATTGAGGAAGACTTGGCCAAG gAGGTGCAAAATGGACGCCTTTTCCGGCTACTGGCGAAGCTGGGAACCATCAACGAGAGGCCGGA GTTCCAGAAGGATCCCACCTGGTCAGAGACGGGGGACCGCTACCTGCTGAAGCTCTTCAGAGATCACCTGTTCCACCAGGTGACTGACGCGGGGACCCCCTGGATTGACCTCAGCCACATCGTTTCCTGCCTCAATAAG CTGGACTCAGGTGTACCAGAGAAGATCAGCCTGGTGTCGCGGGACGAGAAAAGCATCCTGGTGGTGACCTACTCCGACCTGAAGCGCTGCTTCGACAGCACCTTCCAGGAGCTGCTGGCCGCCGCCAACGGCCAGCTGTAG
- the pan3 gene encoding PAN2-PAN3 deadenylation complex subunit PAN3 isoform X4 yields MNSGLPASAAPLGGVGIPSVKVKFCRYYAKDKTCFYGDECQFLHEDPSVASLPLHGGGGSPVPLSMAGGAVAAAGYPIGGTAVACPGGGGASGPKKNESVGPAGTGLDGQLLTIPGMDGGALADTNLTNSYFSSSFIGVNGFGSPTEPKYSMMQRMASSSSSPSLLNDSAKSYTSHDAVSSPASTLFSDFTALSLAQRRKAPNPTATEFVPKGTTGPRVASISQPSMPAFSSPLFSHPALGSSTVAALAPGMSLSAGSSPLHSPKITPHTSPAPRRRSHTPNPNPNPASYLVPTSASTPLADPGAAAHIIQKETVGGTTYFYTDNTPAPMAGMVFPPYHIYPPTAPHVAYMQPKANAPSFFMADELRQELINRHLITMAQIDQSENPGVPTEVDSYHSLFPLEPLPPPNRLQKTSNFSYITSCYKAVNSKDDLPYCLRRIHGFRLLNTKCMMLVDMWKKIQHSNSVTLREVFTTKAFGDHSLVFSYDFHAGAETMFTRHFNDPTADSYFTKRKWGQPDPPPPRQHAGLLPESLIWAYIVQLSSALRTIHTAGLACRVMDPSKILITGKTRLRVNCVGVFDVLTFDSSQANPLALMAQYQQADLISLGKVVLALACNSLAGIQRENLQKAMELVSINYSSDLKNLILYLLTEQSRLRSVNDIMPMIGARFYTQLDASQMRNDVIEEDLAKEVQNGRLFRLLAKLGTINERPEFQKDPTWSETGDRYLLKLFRDHLFHQVTDAGTPWIDLSHIVSCLNKLDSGVPEKISLVSRDEKSILVVTYSDLKRCFDSTFQELLAAANGQL; encoded by the exons ATGAATAGTGGGCTCCCAGCTTCAGCTGCTCCACTCGGGGGGGTCGGAATTCCCAGCGTCAAGGTGAAGTTCTGCAGATATTACGCCAAGGACAAGACTTGCTTTTATGGAGACGAGTGTCAGTTTCTGCACGAAGACCCGTCCGTGGCGAGCCTACCTCTGCATGGTGGAGGAGGCagtcctgttcctctctccatGGCTGGGGGAGCTGTGGCGGCAGCTGGATACCCTATCGGTGGAACGGCGGTAGCCTGTCCTGGCGGCGGGGGAGCAAGTGGCCCAAAAAAGAACGAGTCTGTGGGGCCTGCAGGCACGGGTCTGGATGGACAGCTGTTGACCA TCCCTGGAATGGATGGTGGAGCCCTGGCTGACACCAATCTCACCAACTCCTACTTCAGCAGCAGCTTCATTGGGGTCAATGGGTTTGGGAGCCCCACTGAACCCAAGTACTCCATGATGCAG CGAatggccagcagcagcagttctcCCAGCCTCCTGAATGACAGTGCCAAGAGCTACACCTCACACG ATGCTGTGAGCTCGCCTGCGTCGACCCTCTTCAGCGACTTCACTGCACTGAGCCTGGCGCAGAGGAGAAAG GCTCCGAACCCGACGGCGACCGAGTTTGTTCCGAAGGGAACGACGGGGCCTCGCGTGGCGTCCATTTCCCAGCCCAGCATGCCCGCCTTCTCCTCCCCGCTCTTCTcccaccccgccctgggcaGCTCCACTGTGGCTGCCCTTGCGCCAG GAATGTCCCTCTCAGCTGGGTCTTCACCTCTCCATTCCCCCAAAATCACCCCTCACACTTCTCCAGCCCCACGCCGGCGCAGCCATACCCCAAACCCCAATCCCAACCCCGCCAGCTACCTGGTGCCCACCAGTGCCTCCACTCCACTGGCCGACCCCGGAGCAGCTGCCCATATCATCCAAAAGGAGACTGTGGGTGGGACCACCTACTTCTACACAGACAACACCCCTGCACCTATGGCTGGGATG GTGTTTCCCCCCTATCACATCTACCCCCCCACGGCGCCCCACGTGGCGTACATGCAGCCCAAAGCCAACGCGCCCTCTTTCTTCATGGCCGACGAGCTCCGACAG GAGCTGATCAACCGGCACCTAATAACAATGGCACAaatcgaccaatcagaaaatcCTG GGGTTCCCACAGAAGTGGACAGTTATCACAGCCTCTTTCCCCTGGagcccctacccccacccaACCGCCTGCAGAAAACTAGCAACTTCagttacatcacttcctgttacaAAGCAGTCAACAGCAAAGATGACTTGCCGTACTGTCTGAGAAGGATACATG GTTTTCGACTGCTGAACACCAAGTGCATGATGCTAGTGGACATGTGGAAAAAGATCCAGCATTCCAACTCTGTGACACTGAGAGAGGTCTTCACCACCAAGGCCTTTGGAGACCATT CGTTGGTATTCTCCTACGACTTCCACGCGGGGGCAGAGACCATGTTCACCCGCCACTTCAACGACCCAACCGCTGACTCCTACTTCACCAAGAGGAAATGGG GCCAGCCCgaccctcccccgccccgccagcACGCAGGCCTGCTGCCCGAGTCGCTGATCTGGGCCTACATCGTCCAGCTGAGCTCGGCTCTGCGCACCATCCACACCGCCGGCCTCGCCTGCAGGGTGATGGACCCCAGCAAGATCCTCATCACTGGCAAGACCAG GTTACGGGTGAACTGCGTCGGAGTCTTTGACGTGTTGACGTTTGACAGCAGTCAGGCCAACCCTCTGGCCCTCATGGCACAGTACCAG CAAGCAGATCTCATCTCATTGGGCAAGGTGGTGCTGGCCTTGGCTTGTAACTCACTGGCTGGGATTCAGAGAGAGAACCTCCAGAAAGCTATGGAGCTTGTGTCAATCAACTACTCCTCTGACCTCAAGAACCTCATCCT GTACCTCCTGACCGAGCAGAGTCGACTGCGCAGCGTCAATGACATCATGCCCATGATTGGCGCCCGGTTCTACACCCAGCTggatgcttcacagatgagaaATGATGTCATTGAGGAAGACTTGGCCAAG gAGGTGCAAAATGGACGCCTTTTCCGGCTACTGGCGAAGCTGGGAACCATCAACGAGAGGCCGGA GTTCCAGAAGGATCCCACCTGGTCAGAGACGGGGGACCGCTACCTGCTGAAGCTCTTCAGAGATCACCTGTTCCACCAGGTGACTGACGCGGGGACCCCCTGGATTGACCTCAGCCACATCGTTTCCTGCCTCAATAAG CTGGACTCAGGTGTACCAGAGAAGATCAGCCTGGTGTCGCGGGACGAGAAAAGCATCCTGGTGGTGACCTACTCCGACCTGAAGCGCTGCTTCGACAGCACCTTCCAGGAGCTGCTGGCCGCCGCCAACGGCCAGCTGTAG